tctaccaTGTGCTGAGTATGGGCATAGGGAATATAAAAAGTAATGTAGTCCTCTTCCTACCTCAAAAGAGTTTGAGGTCAAGGATGTGTCACTTCCTCAGGCCCGCACGTTCCCCAAGGAAGCTTAAAAATGCCACATATAGGAGGAGATGATGGCCATGGCTCAGACCTGGGAAATAGTCATGCTTGTGGACCAAGTGCCACATAGGTCCTTGACTCCGGGCAGTAGCGGGCCAGTCTCACATGGGGTTTCCTAAATTTACGAATCTGGCTACCTGCTGTTCCCTGGAATGCCTGAGAGTTGCCTACCCCTGTTGTATCCCTACAAATGCGCCTTGCAGAAATCCCTTCTCTCTCAGCAAAGAAGCACACTGCATTCTGgaacaaaaattaatatactttCCAAAGAGAGGACTCATAAAGACCAGCACCATAGATGAGGGGCTTCTGACAAGGTCTGCTCTCTGGGAAAGATGGATGATGGTAATGAGCTGTGTCTGGGGAGGAATGTTTTGAGGTACCCTTGAGTTTGAGAAGTGTGGACCAGATACCTAACATGGATGTGGAGCTTTCTTAGTGTCAATATAAGAAAACATCTAAGTTACAGGAGGCCAAATCATAACGGCCATATTCTGAGTCAGCAAGCAGCTGTTCTTAACCATTATGTAGGTCTCAGATTCCTTTGAGAGACTCAACCCAGAGGGAAAATATGTATGGACACAATTTTGCAAATAACCTTAAGAAGCTCACAGGTCCCCTCTCCCCCATATGAAGAACTCTGCTCTATGTGATAGTCCTAGAGAAAATACCAGAATGGTTTAGTCTAGCTTGTATTAaagatttgttttccttctggagCAGAATACAAGCTCTGCTATAACCTTGTTCTGCTAGAAAGATTGCAATAAGAGCCAACTCAGCAAAGTTTCAGCAGATAATTTTTAGTTCAGAGTCTCCGTGAAATGATTCCAAATGTAAAACAATTTTCGGATACTATAATTTAGtcatttgctttttcattatCCTAATGTCTTTTGgttgtgaaaaaataaagcagtcaTGTTAACACAAACCTATATactgaaaaacagagataaatataGGTGCTTGGGAGAAAAGCTGTATGTAGTGATAGATTATAAAGCATGCTCTGGAAAATGTGAGATACTGTTATTTAGCGCTTTCTTCATTTGACAGGTAAAACCTTTGCAGTTTTGGAGGATTTTGATAGAATAAGGCTATGCTGttttaactaaaaatggaaatgaaaatacatctaGTCTATATGGAAGCAATATTCTTGTGGTCTGTTTTTCACTATTTTCAACTTCAGTGCTAGAACAAGGTGTGCGGACATGTTTTGAGGGGATGCTGTGTTTCAGGCCGTGCAGGGATCTCGGCCCGTACTGCCCCTGAACCCCCCGTTCTGTTATGTAATAGTAATGAGACTATACTCCCTACAGCGCTTTTTCCAGGAAAGGAGAAACCAAAACACAAGTCTAATTCTTCGGTTTGTTGTTCATTCAGTCGttttttaagtcttctgtcaTCCATTCAGAAGAACCTTTGTGGTGTATCTGAGCTCTGTATTCCTCCTGGAAGAAAGGAATGCACTCTTActtgccttcctttcttccaggaGCTAGAAATAAGGCTAGGTGTTTGGGACCAATTACTACTCTCCAGAGACATAGCTTTCTGGAGAGTATTTTTCAAAACTAGATAATATAAATTTGAACAGTTTCTTGACTTTGCAGGACCTGAAATCCTTGCCACGGCCTGCTAAGTGCGTGTATGGCCTGACCTCACTGGCTCTGGCTTTgcctctttccccctttctcatGCTCTGGTCACACTGGCTGCTTTCTGAGTCCCCCCGACGAGGCACACTTCTTCCCATCTGAGGACCttggtttcttttcccttgatTCTTTTGCTTGGATGCTTTCTTCTCAACATTTAATTCACCTGTGCGCATGTCACCTACTCAGATGTACCAGGCCCACCATAAATATAAAGCAGGTCCTGCTATTCACTAACATATCACCTTATTATGTTTCCTCCACAGAGTTTATGACGATCAGAAATTATGGTCTTTTCCATATTTAttggctgtcttctccctctaAAACGCAGACTGCTTGAGAGCAAAGACCTTGTTGGGGATCTAGTGGTAAAAACATGTTATGTACAAGGTGTCAATAAtggtatgttgaatgaatgaatgggcttTTGTCTCACTGAGATTATGTGAGGAAAATCAGGCGTTCTGAATTGTGATCCCAAAGTATTTGGGGATTTGTTCATCATAATAAATGCTTACGTAAGAATTAGCAAAATGCTGAGCACATAGCGAATTAGGTAGTTcaagtgctttatatgtattaactaatttaattcctataaccctatgaggtagatattattgttattactcccattttatagatgcaaaaattgtGGTACAGGGAAGTTAAGGAACTTGCACGAAGCTATACAGATAGTAGGTTTGAAGGCAGGTACATGAGCCAATGCTCTTTACCACCGAACAgagagtgctcaataaatacaccTTTGACCTTGTGCCCAGCACTGGCTGAGTGCTTTGTATGCATGGCGTCACTCAGTCCTCAGCTCCACACTATGTAATAGGGACTGTCATTATGCCTGTTctgcagatggggaagctgaggcttggaAAGCTTAAGCAACTTGTCTCAATTTCCATAGTCGCTTAGTGATGCAAAAGGGACTTGAATGTAGATAATATGAATGCTCTGATCTCAGGCATCCTCTCCATGTTACAAGAGCACTTGTGGGTGGCTCTTGGAACATAGTCATTTTCAGGCTTGTGAGAGAGGGATTAGTCTCCCTCATTCAAAGGGTCTCCACTGGTGTCAAGAAGGGGTATCAATTACTTGGCTACAGATTCATAACAAATACAGAACAGTCCAACTCAGAGAAATGAATAGGGAAGCAGAATTTGTGTCAGTATAACCACTGGTCTGTAAGGAATAATAGAGTTGGTTAAATGTTCATTTCTTCAGAAAGAGCCTAACAATAGGATTTAGAAACTTGATAACTGTGAAAGGTCAATTTTCGTTTCTAAAATGAACAAGGacagaattagaaatatattGGTGTATCACTAGGTCCGATTCTGTACTGAGCTGAAATGCAGTGTACAAAGTTTAGCACTATTGTTTTGTGAAACTTACCAGGTTTTTCACCCTGAGTCCTTAGGGACTCAGTTCTCTCAGTAGCAAAAGCCATCTGTAGGGATGATATGATGTTGGGGGTACATTCTGTCTGATTTTCAGCTCATTCTTTATAGTTAGGCATTATAAACCACCCATACAAAACCAGTATACTCACAACACAAGAGGGGGGGCATAAAATCCCTAGAACTTATGCATTCTTACCCTGGCTTCAAAGAAAGTATCCATGTGAAGGATTATGGTTGGATTTGTGGACATCaaacttgttttctttggaaGACTCCTTAAACCCACTGAGACCTATTGATTCAGCAAGAAGAAAACAGGttcagcatatatatatacatatatatatatatatattttttaaacaatttatatatttatttttggccatgccacgaggcatgtgggatcatagttccccaaccagggatcaaacccatgccccctgcagtggaagcatggaatcttagccactggactgccaggggagtccctagCCAATATTTTTGAACCCTAAGATTCCaacattttcacagaacttgTATTACAAGTGCTCTTATGCAAGCAGTTCTATGTGATCCTACCCGAGCCTCTACTTGATGCTCACAGTTACCCAAATGTGTGGGCAGGGCGGGTGTTATTAagccactttacagatgaagaaattgaggttaATAGAGTTGAAagagcttgcccaaggtcaggccACTAATAAATAGCAGAGGTAGCACCTGAACCAAAGTCTTCGGACTCCAAGTTACTTACTTTTTCTGCTGGCCCACACCTCCCCCTTCTCAAAGAGAACGTGTTGGTGGTGATATTCCAGGTTCCAAGCATCTCTCCTGAAGATTTCCTTACTGGCAGGTCTGCTGCTAGAGGGTGGAACCTGTGGGGCTTAAGATGGAACATCTTACGCAGTGCTGTGTGCACATCTGTTGTTTCACTGGGTTCTGGCCCTGCTGACTTTAAGTGGCTGAAAGTGATAAGCAGTAACTGTGGGCCAGGACTAACGTTATATGTATGGTTTTCAAACAACTGTTACGCTGTTTCCTTGAGAACCTCCTGGCTGCTTCTCCTTGCTCCCCATGTGACGGAAACAGGTGGGGACGGCATTTCCCGGTTACCCTTATTTCTCTTCTCAGTGTCTGTGTGTTCTGGGATCCAGCAGAGACTTTGTCTCTCAAACGGGTTGCCCTTTTACTCAGTGTCCTTCCTACTGCTCCAActtttattgtttcttccaaGTTTTGAAAGAGTTGCAAAATTCATCAACCATAGGTATTTAACTCAGGGGATGGAATTTCAGACAGGTGGTTCTGTAACTTCAGCCGAGCATGCCTCTGAACCGATCCGTGGTTGTTCAAAGATCAGGTGATTCAGCACGAAGTAAGCCAGCCCGCTGAGGCAGCAGTGGAACCGGGGCACAGCCAGGCCAGGACTGCTGCTTGATCTCCAGGAACCCAGGCCGCTGGGCATCCTGCAGAGTGCAGAGGCCTGCCCAGTAAAAGGCAGCAATTGCTTAACTTTCATCTGATGGGGAAGAATGCAGTTTACTCACAGGTGCTGGCCCTACAGAACAAGTAGATTGttgaatatatttgaataatCAAGCTTTCCAAACAGAAGCAAAACGTACTCCTAGTGatgtataaaatgcaaataaactcAACCAGTCTCTTTTCACCGTAGGTATATGAGTTTTGGACGTTTCCACACCC
This Balaenoptera musculus isolate JJ_BM4_2016_0621 chromosome 7, mBalMus1.pri.v3, whole genome shotgun sequence DNA region includes the following protein-coding sequences:
- the LOC118897742 gene encoding uncharacterized protein LOC118897742 isoform X2, with translation MFHLKPHRFHPLAADLPVRKSSGEMLGTWNITTNTFSLRRGRCGPAEKVSVGLRSLPKKTSLMSTNPTIILHMDTFFEARSMPECGADYN